CGCGGGGTGGCCTCGGTGGCCCTGGCCCTGGCCATTCCGTACTCGATCGACGGGGGCAACGACTTCCCGGCCCGCGACGACATCCTCTTCATCGCCTTCGCGGTGGTGCTCAGCACCCTCCTCGTCCAGGGCCTCACGCTGCCCTGGCTGGTGCGCACACTGCGGGTACGGGCCGACACCGACGCCGTCGACGCGCTGGAGCGGGAGCTGGCACTGCGGGTGATCAAGGCGTCCAAGGGGCGGCTGAAGGAGATCCTGGCGGTCGAGGAGCTGCCGGACGAGGTCAGCGAGCAGCTGGCGCGGCGCGCGCACGACATCGGTGCCCGGATCGCGCCGGAGATCGTCGACGACGAGCGCCGGGAACTCTTCGAGAAGCGGATCTCCCGGCTCAAGAAGGTGCAGCGCATCCAGAACGAGATGCTCTCCGCCGCCCGGCACGAGGTGCTGGCGGCGCGCAGCGAGCCCGGGGTGGACCCGGAGGTCGTGGACCGGGTGCTGCGCCATCTGGACGTGCGCAGCCTGCGGGGGGTGCCGTAGCCCTCCCGGGCCGCCCGGCCGACCCGGCCGCCCGGGCCTGCCGGGCGGCGCGGCCGGGTCAGCGCTCCGGCAGCTCCCCGACCCGGTCCAGCGGCGCCGGTGCGGTGCTGATCCGCGGCAGCGCGTAGGGGTGCTCGGTCCGCAGCCATTCGAGCAGCTGCTCGCGGACCGTGCAGCGCACCGTCCATATGGCGTCCGAGTCCCGGGCGGTGACCAGCGCCCGCACCACGACCGTGGTGGGCGTGGTGTCGGTGACCACCAGGCTCCAGGACCTGGCGTCCCACTCCGGGCACTCCTGGAGGATCTCCAGCAGCCGCTGCCGCATCTTCTCCACCGGCGCGCTGTGATCGAGGTGGAACAGCACCGTGCCGGTCATCTGGGCCCCGCCGCGCGACCAGTTCTCGAACGGCTTGCCGGTGAAGTACGACACCGGCATGGTGATCCGCCGCTCGTCCCACGTCCGCACGGTCAGGAACGTCAGGGTGATCTCCTCGACGGTGCCCCATTCGCCGTCCACCACGACGGTGTCGCCGATGCGGACCATGTCGCCGAAGGCGATCTGCAGCCCGGCGAAGAGGTTGCCGAGGGTGGACTGGGCGGCGATACCGGCGACGATGCCCAGCAGCCCGGCGGACGCCAGCACGGACGTGCCGAACGCCTGCATCGCCGGGAACGTCAGCAGCATCGAGGCCGCCGCGACGACGATCACCACGGCCGTGACCACCCGCTGGATCAGCGTGACCTGGGTGCGCACGCGCCGCACCCGTGCGATGTCCCGGGCGCCCGCCGCGTAGCGCGAGTACGACGACTCGACGATCGCCGCCGCCGCGCGCACCACCAGCCAGGCGGTGGCCGCGATCAGCACCAGCGTCAGCACCTGGCCGATGCCCGCCGCGTGCTCCTTCGCGGCCGCCAGCCCGGTCTGGTCGTACGAGCCGCGCAGCAGCGCCGCGCAGAGGACACCCTGCAGCGGTATCCGGCAGCGGCGCAGCAGCCCCCACAGCGGGGTCTCCGGGTGGGCGGTGTCGATCCTGCGCAGCGCCCGGTCTGCGAGCCAGACCAGGACGAGGGTGAGCAGGATCGAGCCGCCGATGACGGCGATCGGTCGCAGCACGTCCTCCACGGACACGGGAATCCTCCTCGGGGTGGGATGCACTCTGGTGTGCTGGTACCCGGTCCCACCGACCGTAACTGGCACGATGGGTCACAACGAACCGATCCAGGGAGTGATGCAGTGCCGGCCTCCGCCGAGCCCGCGACCAGCGGGCCCTTGACGATTGTGCTGTTCCATTCGGTGTGCGGGCTGCGCCCCGCGGTGCACGCCGCGGCGGACCGGCTGCGCGCCGCGGGACACGAGGTGATCGTCCCCGACCTGTTCGACGGCCGGACCGCCGGATCGGTGCCGGACGGCATCCTGATCAAGGACGAGATCGGCAAGGAGGAACTGCTCAAGCGCGCCATCACGGCCGTCGCGCCGTACTCCGACCGCGGGGTGGTCTACGCCGGTTTCTCCTTCGGCGGCTCGGTCGCCCAGACCCTCGCGCTGGGCGACGAGAAGACCCGCGGGCTGCTCCTGCTGCACGGCACCTCCGACATCGCCGAGGGCGCGGTCGCCGAGGACCTGCCGGTGCAGCTGCACGTCGCCGACCCGGACCCGTACGAGCCGCACGACTGGCTGAACGCCTGGTACCTGCAGATGCGCCGGGCCGGCGCGGACGTAGAGGTGTTCCGCTACGCCGGCGCCGGCCATCTCTTCACCGACCCGGACCTGCCGGACCACGACGCCGAGGCGGCGGAGAGCGCCTGGAAGGTGGCCCTGGGATTCCTGGCCGATCTGTGAGCTGCTAGACGACCGGCCCGTCCGCCCGCTCCACCTGCCGGCTGCCGGTCAGGGTGCGGTACGAGCGCAGGTGCTTGCTGGTGGCGGCGGGGTCGGTCTTGTCCGAGACGGCGAAGTAGTCCATCTGGGTGCGCGCGGCGGTGACGTCCAGGACGCCGTAGCCGTGCGAGTCCATGTCCAGCCACTTCACGTGCCGGTTGGCGGCCCGGATGGCGGCGACGCCGACCAGCGAGACCGTGTGCGGGGCGACGTGCAGGAAGTCGTCCACGTTGTCGGAGGTGACGGAGGTGACCACGAACTCCGTCGCCACCGGCCGGGTGGCCGGGTAGGTCGCCGCCTCCAGGGGCACGTCGTTGGCCCAGGCCATGTGGATGTCGCCGGTCAGGAAGACGGTGTTGTCGATGCCGCGGTCGCTGAGGTGACCGAGCAGCTCGCGGCGGTCGTCGGTGTAGCCGTCCCACTGGTCGGTGTTGATCGCCAGGCCCTCCTTGGGGACGCCGAGGATCTCGGCGAGCGGGCCGAGCAGGTGCGCGGGCACCGAGCCGAACGCCACCTGCGAGATCATCACCGAGGTGCCGACCAGCCGCCAGGCGGTGTCGGAGCGCTCCAGGCCGGCCTTGAGCCAGTCCAGCTGGGCCCGGCCGGTGATCGTCCGGCTCGGGTCGTCGACCGCGCCGCTGCCCGGCTTCGCCTGCTCGTCGCGGAACGACCGCAGGTCCAGCAGGTGCAGATCGGCCAGGGTGCCGAAGCGCAGCCGGCGGTAGGTGGTGC
The sequence above is a segment of the Streptomyces lydicus genome. Coding sequences within it:
- a CDS encoding mechanosensitive ion channel family protein; the encoded protein is MEDVLRPIAVIGGSILLTLVLVWLADRALRRIDTAHPETPLWGLLRRCRIPLQGVLCAALLRGSYDQTGLAAAKEHAAGIGQVLTLVLIAATAWLVVRAAAAIVESSYSRYAAGARDIARVRRVRTQVTLIQRVVTAVVIVVAAASMLLTFPAMQAFGTSVLASAGLLGIVAGIAAQSTLGNLFAGLQIAFGDMVRIGDTVVVDGEWGTVEEITLTFLTVRTWDERRITMPVSYFTGKPFENWSRGGAQMTGTVLFHLDHSAPVEKMRQRLLEILQECPEWDARSWSLVVTDTTPTTVVVRALVTARDSDAIWTVRCTVREQLLEWLRTEHPYALPRISTAPAPLDRVGELPER
- a CDS encoding dienelactone hydrolase family protein, translating into MPASAEPATSGPLTIVLFHSVCGLRPAVHAAADRLRAAGHEVIVPDLFDGRTAGSVPDGILIKDEIGKEELLKRAITAVAPYSDRGVVYAGFSFGGSVAQTLALGDEKTRGLLLLHGTSDIAEGAVAEDLPVQLHVADPDPYEPHDWLNAWYLQMRRAGADVEVFRYAGAGHLFTDPDLPDHDAEAAESAWKVALGFLADL